In a genomic window of Streptomyces sp. SJL17-4:
- a CDS encoding multifunctional oxoglutarate decarboxylase/oxoglutarate dehydrogenase thiamine pyrophosphate-binding subunit/dihydrolipoyllysine-residue succinyltransferase subunit, translated as MSSQSPSTPSSPTDQDGQGKSPAAAFGANEWLVDEIYQQYLQDPNSVDRAWWDFFADYKPGASESPTAPASTTPSAPAVPQAGPAQAAPAAPAAVPAPAPAPVAAPAPAPAAAPVKPAAAPAAPAAAKPAAAPAPAKAPVAAKPAAEAPAGPELITLRGPAAAVAKNMNASLEVPTATSVRAVPVKLLFDNRIVINNHLKRARGGKISFTHLIGYAMVQAIKAMPSMNYSFAEKDGKPTLVKPEHVNFGLAIDLVKPNGDRQLVVAGIKKAETLNFFEFWQAYEDIVKRARVGKLTMEDFTGVTVSLTNPGGLGTVHSVPRLMPGQSVIMGVGSMDYPAEFQGTSQDTLNKLGISKVMTLTSTYDHRVIQGAASGEFLRVVANFLLGEEGFYDDIFKALRIPYEPVRWLKDIDASHDDDVTKAARVFELIHSYRVRGHVMADTDPLEYKQRKHPDLDITEHGLTLWDLEREFAVGGFAGKSMMKLRDILGVLRDSYCRTTGVEFMHIQDPKQRKWIQDRVERPHSRVEREEQLRILRRLNAAEAFETFLQTKYVGQKRFSLEGGESVIPLLDAVIDSAAESRLDEVVIGMAHRGRLNVLANIVGKSYAQIFREFEGNLDPKSMHGSGDVKYHLGAEGTFTGLDGEQIKVSLAANPSHLEAVDPVLEGIVRAKQDVINKGGTDFTVLPVALHGDAAFAGQGVVAETLNMSQLRGYRTGGTVHIVINNQVGFTAAPESSRSSMYATDVARMIEAPIFHVNGDDPEAVVRVARLAFEFRQTFNKDVVIDLICYRRRGHNEGDNPSFTNPQMYNLIDKKRSVRKLYTESLIGRGDITLEEAEQSLQDFQGQLEKVFAEVREATTAPAPAHVPDARAEFPVGVTTAVSTEVVKRIAESQVTVPERITVHPRLLPQMQRRAASVEDGTIDWGMGETLAIGSLLMEGTPVRLSGQDSRRGTFGQRHAVLVDQETGEDYTPLLYLTEDQAHYNVYDSLLSEYAAMGFEYGYSLERPDALVIWEAQFGDFVNGAQTVVDEFISSAEQKWGQTSGVTLLLPHGYEGQGPDHSSARPERFLQMCAQDNMTVAMPTLPSNYFHLLRWQVHNPHHKPLIVFTPKSMLRLKAAASKAEEFTTGGFRPVIGDTTVNAADVRKVVFCAGKVYYDLEAERQKRGDTETAIIRLERLYPLPGAELQAEIAKYPNAAKYIWAQEEPANQGAWPFIALNLIDHLDLAVGADIPAGERLRRISRPHSSSPAVGSAKRHQAEQQQLVNEVFDA; from the coding sequence GTGTCGTCTCAGTCCCCCAGTACCCCGAGCTCCCCGACCGACCAGGACGGGCAGGGCAAGAGCCCCGCAGCCGCCTTCGGTGCCAATGAGTGGCTCGTCGACGAGATCTACCAGCAGTACCTCCAGGACCCGAATTCGGTCGATCGTGCCTGGTGGGACTTCTTCGCCGACTACAAGCCCGGAGCGTCGGAGTCCCCGACCGCCCCGGCTTCCACCACGCCGAGCGCCCCTGCGGTGCCGCAGGCGGGCCCCGCACAGGCCGCGCCTGCCGCTCCTGCGGCCGTTCCGGCTCCCGCGCCCGCTCCGGTCGCGGCTCCGGCTCCGGCGCCCGCCGCGGCGCCCGTGAAGCCCGCAGCGGCCCCTGCCGCTCCGGCCGCCGCGAAGCCCGCCGCCGCGCCCGCCCCGGCCAAGGCTCCGGTCGCCGCCAAGCCGGCCGCCGAGGCCCCCGCCGGCCCCGAGCTGATCACGCTGCGCGGCCCCGCCGCCGCGGTCGCGAAGAACATGAACGCCTCCCTGGAGGTGCCGACGGCCACGTCCGTCCGCGCCGTCCCGGTGAAGCTGCTCTTCGACAACCGGATCGTGATCAACAACCACCTGAAGCGCGCCCGGGGCGGGAAGATCTCCTTCACGCACCTGATCGGCTACGCGATGGTGCAGGCGATCAAGGCCATGCCGTCGATGAACTACTCCTTCGCGGAGAAGGACGGCAAGCCGACCCTGGTCAAGCCGGAGCACGTGAACTTCGGTCTCGCGATCGACCTGGTGAAGCCCAACGGCGACCGCCAGCTCGTCGTCGCGGGCATCAAGAAGGCCGAGACGCTCAACTTCTTCGAGTTCTGGCAGGCGTACGAGGACATCGTCAAGCGGGCCCGCGTCGGCAAGCTGACGATGGAGGACTTCACCGGCGTCACGGTCTCCCTGACCAACCCCGGCGGCCTCGGCACCGTCCACTCCGTCCCGCGTCTGATGCCCGGACAGTCGGTCATCATGGGCGTCGGCTCGATGGACTACCCGGCCGAGTTCCAGGGCACCTCCCAGGACACCCTGAACAAGCTGGGCATCTCGAAGGTCATGACCCTGACCTCGACGTACGACCACCGCGTCATCCAGGGCGCCGCCTCCGGCGAGTTCCTGCGCGTCGTCGCCAACTTCCTCCTCGGCGAGGAGGGCTTCTACGACGACATCTTCAAGGCCCTGCGCATCCCCTACGAGCCGGTCCGCTGGCTCAAGGACATCGACGCCTCGCACGACGACGACGTCACCAAGGCCGCGCGCGTCTTCGAGCTCATCCACTCCTACCGGGTCCGCGGCCACGTCATGGCCGACACCGACCCGCTGGAGTACAAGCAGCGCAAGCACCCCGACCTGGACATCACCGAGCACGGCCTCACCCTGTGGGACCTGGAGCGGGAGTTCGCGGTCGGTGGCTTCGCCGGCAAGTCGATGATGAAGCTCCGCGACATCCTCGGCGTGCTCCGCGACTCGTACTGCCGCACCACCGGCGTCGAGTTCATGCACATCCAGGACCCGAAGCAGCGCAAGTGGATCCAGGACCGCGTCGAGCGCCCGCACTCCCGCGTGGAGCGCGAGGAGCAGCTGCGGATCCTGCGCCGGCTGAACGCCGCGGAGGCCTTCGAGACCTTCCTGCAGACGAAGTACGTCGGCCAGAAGCGCTTCTCCCTGGAGGGCGGCGAGTCCGTCATCCCGCTGCTCGACGCGGTCATCGACTCGGCCGCCGAGTCGCGCCTCGACGAGGTCGTCATCGGCATGGCCCACCGCGGCCGCCTGAACGTCCTGGCGAACATCGTCGGCAAGTCGTACGCGCAGATCTTCCGCGAGTTCGAGGGCAACCTCGACCCGAAGTCGATGCACGGCTCCGGCGACGTCAAGTACCACCTGGGCGCCGAGGGCACCTTCACCGGTCTCGACGGCGAGCAGATCAAGGTCTCCCTCGCCGCGAACCCCTCGCACCTGGAGGCGGTCGACCCGGTCCTGGAAGGCATCGTCCGCGCCAAGCAGGACGTCATCAACAAGGGCGGCACGGACTTCACGGTCCTGCCCGTCGCCCTGCACGGTGACGCGGCCTTCGCCGGCCAGGGTGTCGTCGCCGAGACGCTGAACATGTCGCAGCTGCGCGGCTACCGCACCGGCGGCACGGTCCACATCGTCATCAACAACCAGGTCGGCTTCACCGCCGCCCCGGAGTCCTCGCGTTCCTCGATGTACGCGACCGACGTGGCCCGCATGATCGAGGCGCCGATCTTCCACGTGAACGGCGACGACCCGGAGGCCGTGGTCCGCGTCGCGCGGCTCGCCTTCGAGTTCCGCCAGACGTTCAACAAGGACGTCGTGATCGACCTCATCTGCTACCGCCGCCGCGGTCACAACGAGGGCGACAACCCCTCGTTCACCAACCCGCAGATGTACAACCTGATCGACAAGAAGCGTTCGGTGCGCAAGCTGTACACCGAGTCGCTCATCGGTCGCGGCGACATCACCCTCGAAGAGGCGGAGCAGTCGCTCCAGGACTTCCAGGGCCAGCTGGAGAAGGTGTTCGCGGAGGTCCGCGAGGCCACCACCGCCCCGGCCCCGGCGCACGTCCCGGACGCCCGCGCCGAGTTCCCGGTCGGCGTCACCACCGCGGTCTCCACCGAGGTCGTGAAGCGGATCGCCGAGTCGCAGGTCACCGTCCCCGAGCGGATCACGGTCCACCCGCGTCTGCTGCCGCAGATGCAGCGCCGCGCCGCCTCCGTCGAGGACGGCACGATCGACTGGGGCATGGGCGAGACCCTCGCCATCGGCTCGCTGCTCATGGAGGGCACCCCGGTCCGGCTGTCCGGCCAGGACTCCCGCCGCGGCACCTTCGGCCAGCGTCACGCGGTCCTGGTGGACCAGGAGACCGGCGAGGACTACACCCCGCTGCTCTACCTGACCGAGGACCAGGCCCACTACAACGTCTACGACTCGCTGCTCAGCGAGTACGCGGCGATGGGCTTCGAGTACGGCTACTCGCTGGAGCGCCCGGACGCCCTGGTCATCTGGGAGGCCCAGTTCGGTGACTTCGTCAACGGCGCGCAGACCGTCGTCGACGAGTTCATCTCCTCGGCCGAGCAGAAGTGGGGCCAGACCTCCGGCGTCACGCTGCTCCTGCCGCACGGCTACGAGGGCCAGGGCCCGGACCACTCGTCCGCGCGCCCGGAGCGCTTCCTCCAGATGTGCGCCCAGGACAACATGACGGTCGCCATGCCGACGCTGCCGTCGAACTACTTCCACCTCCTGCGCTGGCAGGTCCACAACCCGCACCACAAGCCGCTCATCGTCTTCACCCCGAAGTCGATGCTGCGTCTGAAGGCCGCGGCGTCCAAGGCGGAGGAGTTCACCACCGGCGGCTTCCGCCCGGTGATCGGCGACACGACCGTGAACGCGGCCGACGTCCGCAAGGTCGTCTTCTGCGCCGGCAAGGTCTACTACGACCTGGAGGCCGAGCGTCAGAAGCGCGGTGACACGGAGACCGCGATCATCCGTCTGGAGCGTCTGTACCCGCTGCCGGGTGCCGAGCTCCAGGCCGAGATCGCCAAGTACCCGAACGCCGCGAAGTACATCTGGGCGCAGGAGGAGCCGGCGAACCAGGGTGCGTGGCCGTTCATCGCGCTCAACCTGATCGACCACCTGGACCTGGCGGTCGGCGCGGACATCCCGGCGGGCGAGCGCCTGCGCCGGATCTCGCGTCCGCACTCCTCGTCCCCGGCGGTCGGCTCGGCCAAGCGCCACCAGGCCGAGCAGCAGCAGCTGGTCAACGAGGTCTTCGACGCCTGA
- the fxsT gene encoding FxSxx-COOH system tetratricopeptide repeat protein, whose product MAEQRSGGASADHGGRAAPEHVLVVFPGYHRPWAAWINQRLDTHGVRATLQRWDPPREVPLEDSLGDLLLARGRVLLVLDDWFFELGPRPAGEWNDVLRGFVASQADRFAAVNLTNRTLLPSTAVLEPVSLWGVGEEEAEARLLSRLDIEPRRSPARRIAPGALVRYPETPPDIWGEVPRRNPRFTGRDDLLTELQERLMDAERGNAAYTLLGMSGIGKTQIAAEYAHRFSSDYDVIWWVSSDDRNIQRDRLGELAVALELPTGSEPGERIRAVREALRRGDPHSRWLVVFDGWDDIRDVDVTVPQGPGHVLITSRNHGWREHTDVLPVRNFDRAESTGYLMRRAPHITAVEADEVAAEFGDVPLPLVQAAAWLGESGMEASEYLRMVREGRLSTVDEPSTGDGMPNTSLTSWSILINRLRRAQPQAIDILSLCASFAPGRIPLGIVRAHPQASLPEDLRWMATDLPAWTRALDTLVNYSVLTRETRGPVTSDEAVPQQESIHMHRLVHDIVSRLTDGEHRDAHRKAVRTLLAEADPGNPTDSRNWPRYSELLPHLEPSGALRSTDPRIQTTVLNCLRYCDRSGEYKAGTRLAGRIRGNWTGFMDPLSPQMQELTTVEGDILRRSGGFREAYELDLARRTLLATADHPDELGNLKSKICIARDLRFLGQYKESERLQREVLAEAQSLLGETQQLTLAARHNVGVVLRMLGRYQEAHEQDADTLSRCENILRPHHPSTLNSNNAVAQDLRLLGRYREALGRQEANVRLHVKILGAQHQQTLYARSQLALCRRREGGFKDDIGAVMAGVLDHLEQAQGRGHYLTLSAVTNYANYLREHGDLDRARELINEAEAGYRALLGPAHPVSTGVLANTALVMQSAGERTEAMTMLEAALAGLTAALGPDHPWVLGCALNATAARNFNGRVSDAAELSRDTLRRARHVMGSEHPLTLSCQVSLATDLRGLRETEEAAKLEEDALLTLTRTLGAQHPHTLSARQRNRPYWDFEANL is encoded by the coding sequence ATGGCGGAACAGCGGTCGGGCGGCGCTTCGGCGGACCACGGTGGCAGAGCGGCTCCCGAGCACGTCCTTGTCGTCTTTCCCGGCTACCACCGACCGTGGGCGGCCTGGATCAACCAGCGCCTCGACACCCACGGTGTCCGCGCCACCCTGCAACGCTGGGACCCGCCCCGCGAGGTCCCCCTGGAGGACTCCCTCGGCGATCTGCTCCTCGCCCGCGGCAGGGTCCTCCTCGTCCTCGACGACTGGTTCTTCGAACTGGGCCCCCGGCCGGCCGGCGAGTGGAACGACGTCCTGCGCGGCTTCGTCGCGAGCCAGGCCGACCGCTTCGCCGCCGTCAACCTCACCAACCGCACCCTCCTCCCCTCCACGGCCGTCCTCGAACCGGTCAGCCTCTGGGGCGTCGGCGAAGAGGAGGCGGAGGCCCGGCTCCTCAGCAGGCTCGACATCGAACCACGCCGTTCCCCGGCCCGCCGGATCGCGCCCGGCGCCCTCGTCCGCTACCCCGAGACCCCGCCGGACATCTGGGGCGAGGTACCCCGCCGCAACCCCCGCTTCACCGGCCGGGACGACCTCCTCACCGAGCTCCAGGAACGGCTCATGGACGCCGAGCGCGGCAACGCCGCGTACACCCTCCTCGGCATGTCCGGCATCGGCAAGACCCAGATCGCCGCCGAGTACGCCCACCGCTTCAGCTCCGACTACGACGTCATCTGGTGGGTCAGCTCCGACGACCGGAACATCCAGCGCGACCGCCTCGGCGAACTCGCCGTCGCCCTCGAACTGCCCACCGGCAGCGAGCCGGGCGAACGCATCCGCGCCGTCCGCGAAGCCCTCCGCCGCGGCGACCCGCACAGCCGCTGGCTCGTCGTCTTCGACGGCTGGGACGACATCAGGGACGTCGACGTCACGGTCCCGCAGGGACCCGGACACGTCCTCATCACCTCCCGCAACCACGGCTGGCGTGAACACACCGACGTGCTCCCGGTCCGCAACTTCGACCGCGCGGAGTCCACCGGCTACCTCATGCGCCGGGCCCCGCACATCACCGCCGTCGAGGCCGACGAGGTCGCCGCCGAGTTCGGAGACGTACCCCTGCCCCTCGTCCAGGCCGCCGCCTGGCTCGGCGAGTCCGGCATGGAGGCCTCCGAGTACCTGCGCATGGTCCGTGAGGGACGGCTCTCCACCGTCGACGAGCCGAGCACCGGCGACGGCATGCCGAACACCTCGCTCACCTCCTGGTCGATACTGATCAACCGGCTCCGACGCGCCCAGCCGCAGGCCATCGACATCCTCAGCCTCTGCGCCTCCTTCGCCCCCGGCCGCATCCCCCTCGGCATCGTCCGTGCCCACCCGCAGGCCTCCCTCCCCGAGGACCTGCGGTGGATGGCCACCGACCTGCCCGCCTGGACCCGGGCCCTCGACACCCTCGTCAACTACTCGGTGCTCACCCGGGAGACCCGCGGCCCCGTCACCAGCGACGAGGCCGTACCGCAGCAGGAGTCGATCCACATGCACCGGCTGGTGCACGACATCGTCTCCCGGCTCACCGACGGCGAGCACCGCGACGCCCACCGCAAGGCTGTCCGGACGCTGCTCGCCGAGGCCGACCCGGGGAACCCGACGGACAGCCGGAACTGGCCCCGCTACTCCGAGCTCCTGCCCCACCTGGAGCCCTCCGGGGCACTGCGCAGCACCGACCCGAGGATCCAGACCACCGTCCTCAACTGCCTGCGCTACTGCGACCGCAGCGGCGAGTACAAGGCGGGCACCCGCCTCGCCGGTCGCATCCGCGGCAACTGGACCGGCTTCATGGACCCGCTCTCCCCGCAGATGCAGGAACTCACCACCGTGGAAGGCGACATCCTGCGCCGCAGCGGCGGCTTCCGAGAGGCATACGAACTCGACCTCGCCCGCCGCACCCTGCTCGCCACGGCCGACCACCCCGACGAGCTCGGCAACCTCAAGTCCAAGATCTGCATCGCCCGAGACCTGCGCTTCCTCGGCCAGTACAAGGAATCCGAACGCCTCCAGCGCGAGGTCCTCGCCGAGGCGCAGAGCCTCCTCGGCGAGACCCAGCAGCTCACCCTCGCCGCCCGTCACAACGTCGGCGTCGTCCTGCGGATGCTCGGCCGCTACCAGGAGGCGCACGAGCAGGACGCCGACACCCTCTCCCGCTGCGAGAACATCCTGCGCCCCCACCACCCCTCCACCCTCAACTCCAACAACGCGGTCGCCCAGGATCTCCGGCTGCTCGGCCGCTACCGCGAGGCGCTCGGCCGCCAGGAGGCGAACGTCCGCCTCCATGTGAAGATCCTCGGCGCCCAGCACCAGCAGACCCTCTACGCACGCAGCCAGCTCGCCCTCTGCCGGCGCCGCGAAGGCGGCTTCAAGGACGACATCGGCGCCGTCATGGCCGGCGTCCTCGACCACCTCGAACAGGCCCAGGGACGCGGCCACTACCTCACGCTCTCCGCGGTCACCAACTACGCCAACTACCTGCGCGAGCACGGCGACCTCGACCGGGCCCGCGAACTCATCAACGAGGCCGAGGCCGGCTACCGCGCCCTGCTCGGCCCCGCCCACCCCGTCTCCACCGGCGTCCTCGCCAACACCGCCCTCGTGATGCAGTCCGCGGGCGAGCGCACCGAGGCCATGACCATGCTGGAGGCGGCGCTCGCCGGACTCACCGCCGCCCTCGGACCCGACCACCCCTGGGTCCTCGGCTGCGCCCTCAACGCCACGGCCGCCCGCAACTTCAACGGGCGCGTGTCCGACGCCGCGGAACTCAGCCGGGACACCCTGCGCCGGGCCCGGCACGTCATGGGCTCCGAGCACCCGCTGACCCTCTCCTGCCAGGTCTCGCTCGCCACCGACCTGCGCGGACTGCGCGAGACCGAAGAGGCCGCAAAGCTGGAGGAGGACGCCCTGCTCACCCTCACCAGGACGCTCGGCGCCCAGCACCCGCACACCCTCTCGGCCCGGCAGCGCAACCGTCCGTACTGGGACTTCGAGGCCAACCTCTGA
- a CDS encoding HEXXH motif-containing putative peptide modification protein — translation MGIPARAAADHTDTDHACWAARWTAARRLLRGTDRERAVEVGRSVDAVVPLVPRGARAIGATLSAAPGAVLMTPSAGAADMAETLVHELHHSKLATLHELVPLHRLHPPDRAAPTYRVGWRTDARPVAGVLQGVYAHLALADLWHRAARVGRASGVPEQWRVRSAQRFEQVHDQVVEALAILLESDELTNEGREFARQMRRHLASLSSGRRALA, via the coding sequence ATGGGCATCCCGGCTCGGGCCGCGGCCGACCACACCGACACCGACCACGCCTGCTGGGCCGCCCGCTGGACCGCCGCCCGCCGTCTGCTGCGCGGGACCGACCGGGAGCGGGCCGTCGAGGTGGGCCGCTCGGTGGACGCCGTCGTGCCCCTCGTCCCGCGCGGGGCGCGTGCCATCGGAGCCACGCTGAGCGCCGCCCCCGGAGCGGTCCTCATGACGCCCTCCGCCGGTGCCGCGGACATGGCCGAGACCCTGGTCCACGAACTGCACCACAGCAAGCTCGCCACGCTCCACGAGCTGGTCCCGCTCCACCGCCTCCACCCGCCGGACCGGGCGGCCCCCACCTACCGGGTCGGCTGGCGCACGGACGCCCGCCCGGTCGCCGGCGTCCTCCAGGGGGTCTACGCCCACCTCGCGCTCGCCGACCTGTGGCACCGGGCGGCGCGGGTCGGTCGTGCCTCCGGTGTGCCCGAGCAGTGGCGCGTGCGGTCCGCACAACGGTTCGAGCAGGTCCACGATCAGGTGGTCGAAGCCCTTGCGATACTGCTTGAATCCGATGAACTGACCAATGAGGGAAGGGAGTTCGCCCGGCAAATGAGGAGGCACCTTGCGAGCCTCAGCTCCGGCCGGCGAGCCCTTGCGTAA
- a CDS encoding SAV_2336 N-terminal domain-related protein — protein sequence MHRMHLEELTRRLRAGGQDPTAEDVADALWLSQWLPGRSPDQEAPEGSEGSEGAPTDPRRETAGDGSADGQDPGRGEAGAAGGGRDGDGGAADGHGGPRESVSLHMATGATGATGAAPGVTGADGAAGAADGVTGGTGATGAPHAPGVTGGGDRRTDRGATLPVRAPGANALPGLLGLQKALRPLRAYARAPHRPGEGVLDEEATAERSAAAGILTPVMRPATGRRPDIQLLMDTGPAMVVWSRMVEELRQACQQSGAFRDVQVHRLYDTGEGPPLVTTTSGADGRPRLRPVDQLHDPTGRRLTLVVSDCVGPLWQRGAAQRFLRQWPRNSPLALVQPLPPRLWPRTALPAEPGTFQRSATPGGHTAFRSDDEPWGPGLPGRRAVPVLTPTPEAFASWTRLHTGHGGNAVRGWAAWLAPEAVEPRAPRTSRTVRSDDDLLRAFRAAASPGALRLAVHLAAAPLTLPVMQLVQRAMLPDTGPMELAEVLLSGLLRRLPGPTPYPCFSYPPGIQQHFLGSLDPSAAALVLKHCSAYVERNFGQGMRNFPALAAARLAGADTEADTGTGPGPGPGAGSGARRSHGRATDLPEETEATDEPLGPDGPETELFARIPARVLRFYHPDLVTPDPLTEARRLLAQGRAQSDPALLAGARERAEAALPAEPVEARIVLARALYAEAGTASARRTGRRPALLGAAADTLVRAGELADAGGEAWAEARLELAVVHHALWRDTDETGHLDAALTALAEDADRWPESARHTLHLRRGRLLLARGDGEAAAAELTAALTLHESAAALLDLADALHLAEAEPGRIGPVLDRAEPLLGDARALRLRFTTARARLYDTEGDGAAADAAYEEATLLAPADSEQRGPLLLTWGGSLLRRAAAGTGTTPVDRAEGVLREALTRLPAGAPERARARTLIGSVLALRFHRAGFLPDLFESRHVLEQALRGTHDPGARAEVWLQLGRVRLELAETARDGVIGDALAAYRNAGEDSRAAHGDDPGTVTGARALHAQGAVLVLMGRPARARTVLLAATAQWRRLTGELVEVDWDDVERTRALLAGVESARAREGVPLTSEERRRVMPPWWSWTAG from the coding sequence ATGCACCGGATGCATCTGGAGGAACTCACCCGCAGACTGCGGGCCGGTGGCCAGGACCCCACCGCCGAGGACGTCGCGGACGCCCTCTGGCTGTCCCAATGGCTCCCCGGCCGCTCCCCGGACCAGGAGGCGCCGGAAGGGTCGGAGGGCTCGGAGGGGGCGCCGACCGATCCTCGGCGGGAGACGGCCGGGGACGGCTCCGCCGACGGACAGGACCCGGGCCGCGGTGAAGCCGGTGCCGCGGGCGGGGGTAGGGACGGGGACGGGGGAGCGGCGGACGGGCACGGCGGGCCGCGCGAATCCGTCTCCCTCCACATGGCCACGGGAGCCACCGGAGCCACAGGAGCGGCCCCGGGAGTCACGGGAGCAGACGGAGCGGCCGGAGCGGCCGACGGAGTCACCGGCGGCACAGGAGCCACCGGAGCCCCCCACGCCCCCGGGGTCACCGGCGGCGGAGACCGGCGTACGGACCGGGGCGCGACCCTGCCCGTCCGCGCCCCCGGCGCCAACGCCCTGCCCGGGCTCTTAGGACTCCAGAAGGCCCTCCGCCCGCTGCGCGCCTACGCCCGCGCACCCCACCGCCCCGGCGAGGGCGTCCTCGACGAGGAGGCCACCGCCGAACGCAGCGCCGCCGCCGGCATCCTCACCCCCGTGATGCGCCCGGCGACCGGCCGGCGCCCCGACATCCAGCTCCTCATGGACACCGGCCCCGCCATGGTCGTCTGGAGCCGGATGGTCGAGGAACTCCGGCAGGCCTGCCAGCAGTCCGGCGCCTTCCGCGACGTCCAGGTGCACCGCCTGTACGACACCGGCGAAGGCCCCCCGCTGGTCACCACCACCTCCGGTGCCGACGGCCGCCCCCGGCTGCGCCCCGTCGACCAGCTCCACGACCCCACCGGCCGCCGTCTCACCCTGGTCGTCAGCGACTGCGTCGGACCCCTCTGGCAGCGCGGCGCCGCCCAGCGCTTCCTGCGCCAGTGGCCCCGCAACTCCCCGCTCGCCCTCGTCCAGCCGCTGCCGCCGCGCCTCTGGCCCCGCACCGCGCTCCCCGCCGAACCCGGCACCTTCCAGCGCTCCGCCACCCCCGGCGGCCACACCGCGTTCCGCTCGGACGACGAGCCCTGGGGACCCGGGCTCCCCGGCCGCAGGGCCGTCCCCGTGCTCACCCCGACCCCCGAGGCCTTCGCCTCCTGGACCCGGCTCCACACCGGGCACGGCGGCAACGCCGTACGCGGCTGGGCCGCCTGGCTCGCCCCCGAAGCCGTGGAGCCGCGCGCGCCAAGGACCTCCCGCACCGTACGGAGCGACGACGACCTCCTCCGCGCCTTCCGGGCCGCGGCCTCACCCGGCGCGCTCCGGCTCGCCGTCCACCTCGCGGCGGCCCCGCTGACCCTGCCCGTGATGCAGCTCGTGCAGCGCGCCATGCTGCCCGACACCGGGCCCATGGAGCTTGCCGAGGTCCTGCTCAGCGGGCTGCTGCGACGACTGCCCGGGCCCACCCCGTACCCCTGCTTCAGCTATCCGCCCGGCATCCAGCAGCACTTCCTCGGCTCGCTCGACCCCAGCGCCGCCGCCCTCGTCCTCAAGCACTGCTCCGCCTATGTGGAGCGCAATTTCGGCCAGGGCATGCGCAACTTCCCGGCGCTCGCCGCCGCGCGCCTCGCGGGCGCCGACACCGAGGCCGACACCGGAACGGGTCCCGGCCCCGGTCCCGGTGCCGGCTCCGGGGCCCGCCGGAGCCACGGTCGGGCCACCGACCTCCCCGAGGAGACCGAGGCGACCGACGAGCCCCTGGGACCCGACGGCCCCGAGACCGAGCTCTTCGCCCGTATCCCCGCGCGCGTGCTCCGCTTCTACCACCCCGACCTCGTCACCCCCGACCCGCTCACCGAGGCCCGCCGGCTCCTCGCGCAGGGCCGCGCCCAGTCCGACCCGGCCCTGCTCGCCGGGGCACGCGAGCGCGCCGAGGCGGCGCTCCCGGCGGAACCGGTCGAGGCCCGGATCGTCCTCGCCCGCGCCCTGTACGCCGAGGCCGGCACCGCCTCCGCCCGCCGCACCGGCCGCCGCCCCGCGCTCCTCGGAGCGGCCGCCGACACGCTCGTACGGGCCGGGGAGCTCGCCGACGCCGGCGGCGAGGCATGGGCCGAGGCCCGCCTCGAACTCGCCGTCGTCCACCACGCGTTGTGGCGGGACACCGACGAGACCGGCCATCTCGACGCGGCCCTCACCGCCCTAGCCGAGGACGCCGACCGCTGGCCGGAATCCGCCCGCCACACCCTCCATCTGCGACGCGGCCGGCTGCTCCTCGCGCGCGGTGACGGCGAGGCGGCGGCCGCCGAACTCACCGCCGCCCTCACCCTGCACGAGAGCGCCGCCGCCCTCCTCGACCTCGCCGACGCCCTCCACCTCGCCGAGGCCGAACCGGGCCGCATCGGCCCCGTGCTCGACCGCGCCGAACCCCTCCTCGGCGACGCGCGCGCCCTGCGGCTGCGCTTCACCACCGCACGCGCCCGGCTGTACGACACGGAGGGCGACGGGGCGGCCGCCGACGCGGCGTACGAGGAGGCCACCCTGCTCGCCCCCGCCGACAGCGAGCAGCGCGGCCCGCTGCTGCTCACCTGGGGCGGCTCGCTGCTGCGGCGCGCCGCGGCGGGTACGGGCACGACGCCGGTCGACCGGGCCGAGGGCGTGCTGCGCGAGGCCCTCACGCGCCTGCCCGCCGGAGCGCCCGAGCGCGCGCGGGCGCGGACCCTGATCGGCAGCGTCCTCGCCCTCCGCTTCCACCGCGCCGGGTTCCTGCCCGATCTCTTCGAGAGCCGCCATGTGCTCGAACAGGCCCTCCGGGGCACCCACGACCCCGGCGCCCGCGCCGAGGTGTGGCTGCAACTGGGCCGGGTCCGTCTGGAGTTGGCCGAAACCGCGCGGGACGGTGTGATCGGCGACGCCCTCGCCGCGTACCGCAACGCCGGGGAGGACTCCCGTGCCGCCCACGGTGACGACCCGGGCACGGTCACCGGCGCCCGCGCGCTGCACGCCCAGGGGGCGGTGCTCGTCCTGATGGGCCGACCGGCGCGGGCCCGAACGGTGCTGCTCGCGGCGACGGCGCAGTGGCGTCGCCTCACGGGGGAGCTGGTGGAGGTCGACTGGGACGACGTGGAGCGGACCCGGGCGCTGCTCGCGGGGGTGGAGAGCGCCAGGGCGAGGGAAGGGGTGCCGCTCACGTCCGAGGAGCGCCGCCGTGTCATGCCCCCGTGGTGGTCCTGGACGGCTGGATAA